In Roseomonas fluvialis, one genomic interval encodes:
- a CDS encoding SulP family inorganic anion transporter, which yields MSDARSDEHRLQGLFPPLSWLRGYSLPWLRGDLVAGVTLAAYAVPVALAYATLAGLPPQVGVYGYILGGIGYALLGSSRHLAIGPTSAISLMLAANVGAMAGGDPARYAAIASLAAFAVALLCLVAWALRLSVLTKLISDSILVGFKAGAGITIAMTQLPALSGVAGGGQNVIERAMVLVGQVPGLSLPTLAVGLVALGLLVVGGRVLPGRPVALAVVALSILVAAVFDLADHGVRVTGLVPSGLPEIALPALRLSDVEGIFPLAAGILLLAYIEGISAARSFAEKHGYALNPRQEFLGIGAANLLAGLGQGYPVAGGLSQSAVAEKAGSRTPLALILASVTLGLCLLFLTGLLANLPKAVLAAVVLTAVAGLIDIPALIRLWRVSRPDFAAAAVALTGVLLFGILQGILLAALASVLIMLVQTSRPHVAFLGRVPGTSRYGDMARHPENEPIPGVVAFRPEGSLLYVNAEAVLDAVVARLGTAAPGTLRLLVCDLSAAPHLDLAATAMLRKLHAEVGRHGARLAVVGAHGTVRDLLRREGLADLVGDIGRASTLESVLDGAAAMVP from the coding sequence ATGAGCGACGCACGGTCAGACGAGCACCGGCTCCAGGGGCTTTTCCCGCCGCTGTCCTGGCTGCGCGGCTATTCCCTTCCGTGGCTGCGCGGCGACCTGGTGGCCGGCGTGACGCTCGCGGCCTATGCCGTGCCGGTCGCACTGGCCTATGCGACACTCGCGGGGCTACCGCCGCAGGTGGGGGTCTACGGGTACATCCTCGGCGGGATCGGCTACGCGCTGCTTGGATCGTCGCGGCATCTCGCAATCGGGCCGACCTCGGCCATCTCGCTGATGCTCGCGGCGAATGTCGGCGCCATGGCGGGTGGCGACCCAGCGCGCTACGCAGCGATCGCGAGCCTGGCCGCCTTCGCCGTCGCCCTGTTGTGCCTGGTCGCCTGGGCGCTGCGGCTCAGCGTGCTCACGAAGCTGATCAGCGACAGCATCCTGGTCGGCTTCAAGGCCGGCGCGGGCATCACCATCGCGATGACGCAGCTCCCGGCGCTGAGCGGCGTGGCCGGGGGCGGGCAGAACGTCATCGAGCGCGCCATGGTGCTGGTCGGCCAGGTGCCGGGGCTCAGCCTGCCCACGCTCGCGGTCGGCCTCGTCGCGCTCGGGCTGCTCGTCGTGGGTGGCCGGGTGCTGCCCGGCCGCCCCGTCGCCCTCGCGGTGGTAGCGCTGTCGATCCTGGTGGCGGCCGTCTTCGATCTGGCAGACCACGGCGTGCGCGTGACCGGCCTGGTGCCCTCCGGACTGCCCGAGATCGCCCTGCCCGCCCTGCGACTTTCGGATGTGGAGGGCATCTTCCCGCTGGCGGCCGGCATCCTGCTGCTGGCCTATATCGAAGGGATCTCGGCCGCGCGCAGCTTCGCGGAGAAGCACGGCTATGCTCTCAACCCGCGTCAGGAATTCCTCGGGATCGGCGCGGCGAACCTGTTGGCGGGGCTTGGGCAGGGCTATCCCGTGGCGGGCGGCCTGTCGCAATCCGCCGTGGCGGAGAAGGCGGGGTCGCGCACGCCGCTCGCACTGATACTGGCGTCGGTGACCCTCGGCCTCTGCCTGCTGTTCCTGACCGGGCTGCTCGCGAACCTGCCGAAGGCCGTGCTGGCGGCGGTCGTGCTGACAGCCGTCGCCGGACTGATCGACATTCCGGCGCTGATCCGCCTGTGGCGCGTCAGCCGCCCGGATTTCGCGGCCGCCGCGGTCGCGCTGACGGGCGTGCTGCTGTTCGGGATCCTGCAGGGCATCCTGCTCGCGGCCCTGGCGTCCGTGCTGATCATGCTGGTGCAGACGAGCCGGCCGCATGTGGCCTTCCTCGGCAGGGTGCCGGGAACGTCGCGCTACGGCGACATGGCGCGCCATCCGGAGAACGAGCCGATCCCGGGCGTCGTCGCCTTCCGCCCGGAAGGGTCACTGCTGTACGTCAATGCGGAGGCGGTGCTTGACGCTGTCGTCGCGCGGCTCGGCACCGCAGCGCCCGGGACGCTACGCCTCCTGGTCTGCGACCTGTCCGCGGCGCCGCACCTCGACCTCGCGGCCACGGCGATGCTGCGGAAGCTGCACGCCGAGGTGGGCCGCCACGGCGCACGCCTGGCCGTGGTGGGGGCGCATGGCACCGTGCGCGACCTGCTGCGGCGGGAGGGCCTGGCGGACCTGGTCGGCGACATCGGGCGGGCTTCGACGCTTGAGTCCGTTCTCGACGGCGCGGCCGCCATGGTGCCGTGA
- a CDS encoding DUF1622 domain-containing protein, which translates to MHDAALPEGLEAAVSAAASWLKLGIEAVSVGIILVGMALALARLFALSIGRPACDVRRGLARVLSLALEFQLAADIVGTAISPDWDQIGKLAAVAAIRTFLNYFLQRELAVEDSGAPAPTRLGEDASTDRGAERR; encoded by the coding sequence ATGCATGACGCCGCCTTGCCCGAAGGCCTCGAGGCCGCCGTCAGCGCCGCGGCCTCCTGGCTGAAGCTCGGGATCGAGGCAGTCAGCGTCGGCATTATCCTGGTCGGCATGGCGCTCGCGCTGGCGCGGCTGTTCGCGCTGTCGATCGGCCGGCCGGCCTGCGATGTGCGGCGGGGGCTGGCGCGGGTGCTGTCGCTGGCGCTGGAATTCCAACTCGCCGCCGATATCGTCGGTACCGCGATCTCACCCGATTGGGACCAGATCGGCAAGCTGGCGGCGGTGGCCGCGATCCGCACGTTCCTCAATTACTTCCTGCAGCGCGAACTGGCGGTGGAGGACAGCGGAGCGCCTGCCCCGACACGCCTCGGCGAGGACGCATCGACGGACCGGGGCGCGGAACGCCGATGA